One region of Micromonospora ureilytica genomic DNA includes:
- a CDS encoding TlpA family protein disulfide reductase, which yields MRIGMAWTGAGRLRRAATIGSLVVALFGVAACTGTAPGGPVAAGSAPASTGVPPAPTATATGAPPAPTATATGGPPAAPKQVPDVLRFTGTTLGGAAFDAAQLAGKPVVLWFWAPWCATCASQAWTVAEIAPKYRDTVPIVGVAGLGERKAMKEFVTEFELGGTPQIEDSKGTLWKRFKVTEQSIFVIIDRSGAVVHEGFLDGEALTAKVAALAGA from the coding sequence ATGCGGATCGGCATGGCGTGGACAGGGGCCGGGCGACTGCGCCGTGCCGCGACAATCGGGTCGCTCGTGGTGGCCCTGTTCGGCGTTGCCGCCTGCACCGGCACCGCGCCGGGTGGGCCCGTCGCCGCCGGATCGGCCCCCGCCTCGACCGGCGTCCCGCCCGCCCCGACCGCAACGGCGACCGGTGCCCCACCCGCCCCGACCGCAACGGCGACCGGCGGGCCACCCGCTGCCCCGAAGCAGGTCCCGGACGTGCTCCGCTTCACCGGGACCACCCTCGGCGGGGCCGCGTTCGACGCGGCACAGCTCGCCGGCAAACCGGTGGTGCTGTGGTTCTGGGCGCCGTGGTGCGCCACCTGCGCCAGCCAGGCCTGGACGGTGGCCGAGATCGCACCCAAGTACCGGGACACCGTGCCGATCGTCGGTGTCGCCGGGCTGGGCGAGCGGAAGGCCATGAAGGAGTTCGTCACCGAGTTCGAACTCGGCGGCACGCCGCAGATCGAGGACAGCAAGGGCACGCTCTGGAAGCGGTTCAAGGTGACCGAGCAGAGCATTTTCGTGATCATTGACCGGAGCGGCGCTGTCGTCCACGAGGGCTTCCTGGACGGTGAGGCGCTCACCGCCAAGGTCGCCGCACTGGCCGGGGCGTGA
- a CDS encoding cytochrome c biogenesis CcdA family protein, translating to MSATLLLALTAGMLGAVNPCGFALLPAYLSLLVAGESDTRGAVGRALTAAAGLTVGYVLVFGAFGLALAPLAGWLRPRLPWLTVALGVLLVVAGCWLLAGRRLPAPGWPARAPRLTRTWPSMALFGAVYALASLGCAIAPFLAIVVTSLQAGSTGQGLALFGAYALGMGLVVAVAALGVALLRDGLVARLRVAGALVPRLSGLVLLLAGGYVAWYGWYELRLASGRRDALKDPVIQAASQLQQTLTNTLDTIGPALLLAALVLLAVLGVRTRRRGRGVEPAPVERSG from the coding sequence GTGAGTGCCACACTGCTGCTCGCGCTGACCGCCGGCATGCTCGGCGCGGTCAACCCGTGCGGCTTCGCGTTGCTGCCCGCGTACCTCTCGCTGTTGGTCGCCGGGGAGTCAGACACCCGCGGCGCGGTCGGCCGCGCGCTCACCGCGGCGGCCGGGCTGACAGTGGGGTACGTGCTGGTGTTCGGCGCGTTCGGCCTGGCGCTCGCGCCGCTGGCCGGCTGGCTGCGGCCCCGGCTGCCGTGGCTGACCGTGGCGCTCGGCGTGCTGCTGGTCGTGGCGGGCTGTTGGCTGCTCGCCGGCCGCCGGCTGCCCGCCCCCGGCTGGCCCGCCCGCGCGCCCCGGCTGACCCGGACCTGGCCGTCGATGGCGCTGTTCGGCGCGGTGTACGCGTTGGCGTCGCTCGGCTGCGCCATCGCGCCGTTCCTGGCCATCGTGGTGACCAGCCTCCAGGCCGGCTCGACCGGTCAGGGGTTGGCGCTGTTCGGCGCGTACGCCCTGGGGATGGGTCTGGTGGTCGCTGTCGCCGCGCTCGGGGTGGCGCTGCTGCGCGACGGTCTGGTGGCCCGGCTGCGCGTCGCCGGGGCGCTGGTGCCCCGCCTCAGTGGCCTGGTGCTGCTGCTCGCCGGCGGCTACGTCGCCTGGTACGGCTGGTACGAGCTACGCCTGGCCTCCGGGCGCCGCGACGCCCTCAAAGACCCGGTAATCCAAGCAGCGTCCCAGCTACAACAAACCCTGACCAACACCCTGGACACCATCGGCCCAGCGTTGCTGCTGGCCGCCCTCGTTCTGCTCGCCGTGTTGGGCGTGCGGACGCGTCGACGGGGGCGCGGGGTGGAACCGGCCCCCGTCGAACGATCCGGTTAG
- a CDS encoding NADH-quinone oxidoreductase subunit NuoF family protein codes for MRTAVPPVACVGEPRLTAGFAEYGRLDLLAHEEVHGPIGPMEPAQLLQLAEGMQLKGKGGAGFPFARKLRAVLESCKRQDLAAVVVVNATEGEPASWKDKVLLTRAPHLILDGAALAAYALDADEIVIGVADDGVGRDSLMEALEERRMPVQTTIVTVPHRFISGEGGALVNGINGLPHIPPGTKKRSSDSGVSGLPTLLSNAETYAQLAVGARLGPYEYAALGTDDEPGTVLLTVTGAAGRPAVVECTAGMPLRDVLDLCEVPDVQGILMGGYHGKWITPEAAEKAEVSRKGLAAVGGTLGAGIIVPLGVDTCPLGEAAQVVRYLAGESAGQCGPCKMGLPDLARAVDLAVAGSQPADVVRAAAGEVKGRGACSHPDGTARFALSAIEVFTEDLRLHSTGDGCGRRVKGVMGLPGAPDANPQKLTLDWSRCDGHGLCAHVVPDFIRLDANGYPAFPATPVPTWLREGALKAVKVCPELALRLAKAE; via the coding sequence ATGCGGACCGCCGTGCCACCGGTCGCCTGCGTGGGCGAGCCGCGGCTCACCGCCGGCTTCGCCGAGTACGGCCGACTTGACCTGCTCGCGCACGAGGAGGTGCACGGACCCATCGGCCCGATGGAACCGGCGCAGTTGCTCCAGCTCGCCGAGGGCATGCAGCTCAAGGGCAAGGGCGGGGCGGGGTTCCCGTTCGCCCGCAAACTGCGCGCGGTGCTGGAGTCCTGCAAGCGGCAGGACCTCGCCGCCGTGGTGGTGGTCAATGCCACCGAGGGGGAGCCGGCCAGCTGGAAGGACAAGGTGCTGCTGACCCGCGCCCCGCACCTGATCCTGGACGGCGCGGCGCTGGCCGCGTACGCGCTGGACGCCGACGAGATCGTGATCGGCGTCGCGGACGACGGGGTCGGCCGGGACTCGCTGATGGAGGCCCTCGAAGAGCGCCGGATGCCGGTGCAGACGACGATCGTCACAGTGCCGCACCGGTTCATCTCCGGCGAGGGTGGTGCACTCGTCAACGGGATCAACGGGCTGCCGCACATCCCGCCGGGCACCAAGAAGCGTTCCAGCGACTCCGGGGTCAGCGGCCTGCCCACCCTGCTGTCCAACGCCGAGACGTACGCCCAGCTCGCCGTCGGCGCCCGACTGGGCCCGTACGAGTACGCGGCGCTCGGTACCGACGACGAGCCGGGCACCGTGCTGCTCACCGTGACCGGCGCGGCGGGCCGACCGGCAGTTGTGGAGTGCACCGCCGGCATGCCGCTGCGTGACGTCCTCGACCTCTGCGAGGTGCCGGACGTCCAGGGCATCCTGATGGGCGGCTACCACGGCAAGTGGATCACCCCGGAGGCGGCGGAGAAGGCCGAGGTCTCCCGCAAGGGCCTGGCCGCGGTCGGCGGCACCCTCGGTGCGGGCATCATCGTCCCGCTCGGTGTCGACACCTGCCCGCTGGGTGAGGCCGCCCAGGTGGTGCGCTACCTGGCCGGCGAGTCCGCCGGCCAGTGCGGTCCGTGCAAGATGGGCCTGCCGGACCTGGCCCGCGCGGTGGACCTGGCCGTCGCCGGCAGCCAACCGGCCGACGTGGTGCGCGCCGCCGCTGGCGAGGTGAAGGGCCGGGGCGCGTGCAGCCATCCGGACGGCACCGCCCGGTTCGCGCTCTCCGCGATCGAGGTCTTCACCGAGGACCTGCGGCTGCACAGCACCGGCGACGGTTGTGGCCGACGGGTCAAGGGAGTGATGGGGCTGCCCGGCGCGCCCGACGCGAACCCGCAGAAGCTCACCCTGGACTGGTCGCGCTGTGACGGGCACGGCCTGTGCGCGCACGTCGTACCGGACTTCATCCGGCTCGACGCGAACGGATATCCCGCCTTCCCCGCCACCCCGGTGCCGACCTGGCTGCGGGAGGGCGCGCTGAAGGCGGTCAAGGTCTGCCCGGAGCTGGCGCTGCGACTGGCCAAGGCCGAGTAG